The Candidatus Omnitrophota bacterium genome includes a window with the following:
- a CDS encoding undecaprenyl-diphosphate phosphatase translates to MLKSVFLGLVQGLTEFLPVSSSGHLVLANSIMGSSSDAAFKETAFLHLATLLAVLFYFRKGLVSLVRDFFRKAGSGARMTVLYLFIASIPAGIAGVLSKDLLGEIFASNSVWISLFFLLNAALLIGSDFIKEKNVPLNGPKSFFIGILQALAILPGISRSGSTIGAGILCGMTRAKAVEFSFYMSIPAVLFGNLLLGSFDSSLFNASMLLSSVAAFLSGLAAISLLMLMVKRSRLRYFGFYTLAIALINLFFI, encoded by the coding sequence ATGCTTAAAAGCGTTTTTTTAGGGCTTGTGCAGGGACTCACGGAGTTTCTGCCTGTTTCCTCGTCGGGGCATCTTGTTCTGGCCAACAGCATCATGGGCAGTTCGAGCGACGCGGCTTTTAAGGAGACGGCTTTTCTTCATCTGGCGACGCTTTTAGCGGTGTTGTTCTATTTCAGAAAAGGCCTTGTTTCTCTCGTGAGGGATTTCTTCAGAAAGGCCGGATCCGGAGCCCGGATGACGGTCCTGTATCTTTTCATAGCCAGTATACCGGCGGGCATTGCGGGAGTGCTGTCCAAAGACCTGCTCGGTGAGATTTTCGCATCAAACTCCGTCTGGATCTCGCTTTTTTTCCTTCTTAACGCCGCTCTGCTCATAGGGAGCGATTTTATCAAAGAAAAAAATGTGCCGCTTAACGGCCCAAAATCATTTTTCATAGGTATTTTACAGGCGCTGGCGATCCTGCCCGGTATTTCACGGAGCGGCTCCACGATAGGCGCGGGAATCCTTTGCGGCATGACCCGCGCGAAGGCGGTGGAGTTTTCTTTTTACATGAGCATCCCAGCCGTGCTTTTCGGCAATTTGCTTTTAGGGTCGTTCGATTCTTCTCTTTTCAACGCGTCAATGCTGCTTTCCTCCGTTGCGGCTTTTCTTTCGGGCCTCGCGGCGATAAGTCTGCTTATGCTGATGGTGAAAAGATCGCGTTTGAGATATTTCGGTTTTTACACGCTGGCGATCGCGCTGATAAACCTGTTTTTCATATGA
- a CDS encoding DNA translocase FtsK: protein MSKKKESQAPDAPDRSADIAGILLVGAGLMMALWLNWEASQGFIGRNIAAASYYLFGWVSNVFSLALIVSGALLIAKITVPNFWKKLIGLLMLLISVCSAVHLFMMGRVPPISPAGKVGELLGLVLRGLFGKKGSFVVSFAGALAAFILAFDIGAVSLFKVMAWPFVKIALAAGALWRAVKSVLLLFKKRAAVSAAAIVRPNPVIKPRRPVPAPAPEKAVGDDDDSGDIDEDDDDDEPASKPSPPADDDRPQRPEYLLPGTNTLLKSPRQEKESPDVKPLEEAFASFGISAEVRDIVIGPGVIRYELSVPPGQKISAIQSLSNDIAMQLRAESIRILAPIPGKAAVGIEVPRKNREKISLRELLESESFTMSGAKLPVILGKNVVGDSVVADLSTMPHLLIGGATGSGKSVTIHNLILSLLYKYSPYELKLILIDAKMVELTVYNDIPHLLSRVQTDVHGAVASLKWAVFEMQRRLKLFSENGVRDLAGYHETCGSLPYIVIVIDELADLMAVAQKDMELAITRLSQMSRACGIHLVLCTQRPSVNVITGVIKANLPARISLHVLSKIDSRTILDSQGGEALLLHGDMLYLQPGSSFLERIQAPFISRKEVQKIVKFIRSQNVDFDYMDLAKEVKKNDFSSAKIRDDIFWEAAEFVISQGKASTSLLQRRFRIGYGRAAGLIDTMYELGVVGDDLGPTKGKEILCDAETLERLRENL, encoded by the coding sequence ATGAGCAAAAAGAAAGAATCCCAAGCTCCTGATGCACCGGATCGTTCCGCCGATATAGCGGGCATCCTGCTTGTCGGGGCGGGTTTGATGATGGCCTTGTGGCTCAACTGGGAGGCTTCTCAGGGTTTTATAGGTAGGAACATCGCAGCCGCTTCTTATTATCTTTTCGGCTGGGTTTCCAATGTTTTTTCGTTGGCATTAATTGTTTCGGGCGCTCTTCTGATCGCGAAAATAACCGTGCCTAATTTCTGGAAGAAACTCATCGGATTGCTGATGCTTCTGATATCAGTGTGCTCCGCCGTTCATCTTTTCATGATGGGCAGGGTGCCTCCCATAAGCCCGGCCGGTAAGGTCGGTGAACTGCTCGGGCTGGTCCTGAGAGGATTGTTCGGTAAAAAAGGCTCTTTTGTGGTGAGTTTTGCCGGGGCGCTGGCCGCTTTTATACTGGCTTTTGACATAGGGGCGGTAAGTCTTTTCAAGGTCATGGCCTGGCCTTTTGTGAAAATAGCCCTCGCCGCAGGCGCGCTCTGGCGTGCCGTGAAATCTGTTTTACTGCTGTTTAAAAAACGCGCGGCTGTTTCTGCCGCGGCTATTGTAAGGCCCAATCCCGTGATAAAACCCCGGAGGCCTGTGCCAGCGCCCGCTCCTGAAAAAGCTGTTGGCGACGACGATGATTCAGGGGATATCGATGAAGATGACGACGACGATGAGCCCGCTTCAAAACCATCTCCGCCGGCGGATGACGATCGGCCCCAGCGCCCGGAATATCTTCTTCCGGGCACAAACACGCTGCTTAAAAGCCCCCGTCAGGAAAAAGAATCTCCCGATGTCAAACCCCTTGAGGAAGCCTTTGCCTCATTCGGCATCAGCGCCGAGGTGCGGGATATTGTTATAGGCCCGGGCGTCATAAGATATGAGCTTTCCGTCCCGCCGGGGCAGAAAATATCGGCCATACAGAGTCTGAGTAATGACATAGCCATGCAGCTTCGCGCGGAATCAATAAGGATCCTCGCCCCCATTCCCGGCAAGGCCGCGGTGGGAATAGAAGTGCCCCGCAAAAACCGCGAAAAAATAAGTCTGAGGGAACTTCTTGAGTCCGAGAGTTTTACCATGTCAGGTGCGAAACTGCCGGTTATACTCGGAAAAAACGTCGTCGGGGATTCTGTGGTTGCGGATCTTTCCACGATGCCGCATCTTCTTATAGGCGGAGCCACAGGTTCGGGAAAGAGCGTCACCATTCACAATCTCATCCTCAGTCTCCTCTACAAATATTCGCCCTATGAACTGAAACTGATTCTCATAGACGCCAAGATGGTGGAGCTGACCGTTTACAATGACATTCCTCATCTCTTATCCCGCGTGCAGACAGACGTTCACGGGGCTGTGGCGTCGCTCAAGTGGGCGGTTTTTGAGATGCAAAGAAGGCTGAAGCTCTTTTCCGAAAACGGCGTGAGGGATCTGGCGGGCTACCACGAGACCTGCGGGAGCCTTCCTTATATAGTGATCGTGATAGACGAGCTCGCGGATCTTATGGCCGTGGCGCAGAAAGACATGGAGCTTGCCATCACCCGGCTCTCTCAGATGTCGCGGGCATGCGGTATACATCTTGTCCTTTGCACCCAGCGCCCGTCGGTAAATGTCATAACCGGTGTGATAAAGGCAAATCTTCCGGCGAGGATCTCTCTGCATGTGCTTTCAAAGATCGATTCCCGTACCATTCTGGATTCACAGGGAGGAGAGGCGCTCCTTCTGCACGGCGATATGCTCTATCTTCAGCCGGGCTCAAGTTTTCTGGAACGCATTCAGGCGCCTTTTATTTCGCGCAAAGAGGTGCAGAAAATAGTCAAATTCATCCGGAGCCAGAATGTGGACTTTGATTATATGGATCTGGCGAAGGAAGTGAAAAAAAACGATTTCTCCTCCGCTAAGATAAGGGACGATATTTTCTGGGAGGCCGCGGAATTCGTGATCTCCCAGGGGAAGGCCTCCACCTCTCTTCTACAGAGGCGTTTCCGCATAGGTTACGGCCGGGCCGCCGGCTTGATAGATACGATGTATGAACTCGGCGTAGTGGGCGACGATCTCGGCCCCACGAAAGGGAAAGAGATCCTTTGCGACGCCGAAACTCTCGAGCGCCTCAGGGAAAATCTGTGA
- a CDS encoding CDP-diacylglycerol--glycerol-3-phosphate 3-phosphatidyltransferase, with protein sequence MTLANKITFLRMTGIPVFMVMVSLGGFWNYAAASF encoded by the coding sequence ATGACGCTTGCGAATAAAATAACTTTTCTGCGGATGACGGGGATACCGGTTTTTATGGTGATGGTCAGCCTCGGGGGATTCTGGAATTACGCGGCGGCCTCTTTC